From a region of the Drosophila virilis strain 15010-1051.87 chromosome 3, Dvir_AGI_RSII-ME, whole genome shotgun sequence genome:
- the LOC6623438 gene encoding acyl-CoA-binding protein homolog, with protein sequence MDFNTAAEKAKNFSKTPTNDEFLEFYGLYKQATVGDNTTAEPGALDLKAKAKWSAWSKHKGLSKDAAKAAYIATYEKYAPKYA encoded by the exons ATGGAT TTCAACACCGCCGCCGAGAAAGCCAAGAACTTCAGCAAGACCCCCACGAACGATGAGTTCCTGGAATTCTACGGTCTTTACAAACAGGCCACCGTTGGCGACAACACCACCGCCGAGCCTGGTGCACTGGATCTGAAGGCCAAGGCCAAGTGGAGCGCATGGTCAAAGCACAAGGGTCTGTCCAAGGATGCCGCCAAGGCTGCCTACATTGCCACCTATGAGAAATATGCGCCCAAATACGCTTAA
- the Acbp5 gene encoding acyl-CoA-binding protein has protein sequence MDFDAICEKSKAFSSKPPNDVYLEFYGLYKQVHVGDVNIERPADAEGAAKYDAWLSRKGMSTDAAKAAYIALYEKYAPIYT, from the exons ATGGAT TTCGATGCAATTTGCGAAAAGTCCAAGGCCTTCAGCAGCAAGCCGCCAAACGATGTCTATCTGGAATTCTATGGCCTCTACAAGCAGGTGCATGTGGGCGATGTGAATATCGAGAGGCCCGCCGATGCGGAGGGCGCCGCCAAATACGATGCCTGGCTGAGCCGCAAGGGCATGTCCACGGATGCGGCCaaggcagcctatattgctctCTATGAGAAATACGCGCCCATCTACACTTAA
- the LOC6623607 gene encoding uncharacterized protein isoform X1 yields MINFQLQLSSVYVICCVFVLASSKVPTKTHTNSWRDLIFGSKWMSPTPRQRESKFLPIFALVPIGPSSCAAPSGEQGNCIANKDCLLRNGIPAGPCGGGYGVCCIFLQTCGGIIRENSTYFVNPNHPDVYDGTGSCQVTVQKLHPDICQLRLDLDMFSIAPPEAANHLCNQDQLLISGGSPTPTICGSSTGDHMYIDAGLGQSNPIVLSVITSASFPRLWRVRVTQIHCGSISRADQGCLQYYTAISGRVRSFNYNTVGGRQLSNQDYSICIRSERNFCGIQYNACPDLENNRSRAFTISGNSNNPVPTMVGGGGAGAGGGAAPNGNGCISDWLLIGCIRSADRIPPLPGCEDRVCGGTFSAEAGMLAKTVQSSVRPFRLYFHTDGVEAPNDIDNRGFCLDYVQQPCTNGY; encoded by the exons ATGATCAATTTTCAGCTGCAGCTAAGCAGCGTATACGTGATCTGTTGTGTGTTCGTCCTGGCCAGCAGCAAGGTGCCAACCAAAACACATACGAACAGCTGGCGGGATTTGATCTTTGGCAGCAAGTGGATGTCGCCGACGCCGCGTCAGCGCGAGTCCAAGT TTTTACCCATCTTTGCCCTGGTGCCCATCGGACCGAGCAGCTGTGCCGCGCCCTCCGGCGAGCAGGGCAACTGCATAGCCAACAAGGATTGCCTGCTTCGCAATGGCATTCCGGCCGGACCCTGCGGCGGTGGCTACGGTGTCTGTTGCATAT TTCTACAAACCTGCGGCGGCATCATACGTGAAAACTCCACTTACTTTGTGAATCCCAATCATCCGGATGTCTACGATGGCACCGGCAGCTGTCAGGTGACCGTGCAAAAGCTGCATCCAGATATTTGCCAGTTGCGCTTGGACCTGGACATGTTTTCGATAGCGCCACCCGAGGCGGCCAATCATTTGTGCAATCAGGATCAGCTGCTGATCTCGGGCGGCAGTCCCACGCCCACCATATGCGGCAGCTCCACAGGCGATCACA TGTACATCGATGCGGGTCTGGGTCAGAGCAATCCCATTGTGCTATCCGTGATAACCAGCGCCAGCTTTCCGCGCCTGTGGCGCGTGCGCGTCACCCAAATCCACTGCGGCAGCATTAGCCGTGCGGATCAGGGCTGCCTGCAGTACTACACGGCGATCAGTGGGCGTGTCCGGAGCTTTAACTACAACACGGTGGGCGGACGTCAGCTGTCGAATCAGGACTACAGCATTTGCATACGGAGCGAGCGCAACTTCTGCGGCATTCAGTATAATGCCTGCCCGGATCTGGAGAACAATCGTTCGCGTGCCTTCACCATATCCGGCAACTCCAACAATCCGGTGCCCACCATGGTGGGTGGCGGCGGTGCTGGTGCGGGCGGTGGGGCGGCGCCTAATGGCAATGGCTGCATCAGCGACTGGCTGCTGATTGGCTGCATACGCTCCGCGGATCGCATACCGCCGCTGCCCGGCTGCGAGGATCGCGTCTGCGGCGGCACCTTCAGCGCCGAGGCGGGCATGCTGGCCAAGACCGTGCAGT CCAGCGTACGTCCGTTTCGCCTGTATTTTCACACTGACGGCGTCGAGGCGCCCAATGATATAGACAATCGTGGCTTCTGCCTGGACTATGTGCAGCAGCCGTGCACGAATGGATATTGA
- the LOC6623607 gene encoding uncharacterized protein isoform X2, which produces MINFQLQLSSVYVICCVFVLASSKVPTKTHTNSWRDLIFGSKWMSPTPRQRESKFLPIFALVPIGPSSCAAPSGEQGNCIANKDCLLRNGIPAGPCGGGYGVCCIFLQTCGGIIRENSTYFVNPNHPDVYDGTGSCQVTVQKLHPDICQLRLDLDMFSIAPPEAANHLCNQDQLLISGGSPTPTICGSSTGDHMYIDAGLGQSNPIVLSVITSASFPRLWRVRVTQIHCGSISRADQGCLQYYTAISGRVRSFNYNTVGGRQLSNQDYSICIRSERNFCGIQYNACPDLENNRSRAFTISGNSNNPVPTMVGGGGAGAGGGAAPNGNGCISDWLLIGCIRSADRIPPLPGCEDRVCGGTFSAEAGMLAKTVQSYVRFACIFTLTASRRPMI; this is translated from the exons ATGATCAATTTTCAGCTGCAGCTAAGCAGCGTATACGTGATCTGTTGTGTGTTCGTCCTGGCCAGCAGCAAGGTGCCAACCAAAACACATACGAACAGCTGGCGGGATTTGATCTTTGGCAGCAAGTGGATGTCGCCGACGCCGCGTCAGCGCGAGTCCAAGT TTTTACCCATCTTTGCCCTGGTGCCCATCGGACCGAGCAGCTGTGCCGCGCCCTCCGGCGAGCAGGGCAACTGCATAGCCAACAAGGATTGCCTGCTTCGCAATGGCATTCCGGCCGGACCCTGCGGCGGTGGCTACGGTGTCTGTTGCATAT TTCTACAAACCTGCGGCGGCATCATACGTGAAAACTCCACTTACTTTGTGAATCCCAATCATCCGGATGTCTACGATGGCACCGGCAGCTGTCAGGTGACCGTGCAAAAGCTGCATCCAGATATTTGCCAGTTGCGCTTGGACCTGGACATGTTTTCGATAGCGCCACCCGAGGCGGCCAATCATTTGTGCAATCAGGATCAGCTGCTGATCTCGGGCGGCAGTCCCACGCCCACCATATGCGGCAGCTCCACAGGCGATCACA TGTACATCGATGCGGGTCTGGGTCAGAGCAATCCCATTGTGCTATCCGTGATAACCAGCGCCAGCTTTCCGCGCCTGTGGCGCGTGCGCGTCACCCAAATCCACTGCGGCAGCATTAGCCGTGCGGATCAGGGCTGCCTGCAGTACTACACGGCGATCAGTGGGCGTGTCCGGAGCTTTAACTACAACACGGTGGGCGGACGTCAGCTGTCGAATCAGGACTACAGCATTTGCATACGGAGCGAGCGCAACTTCTGCGGCATTCAGTATAATGCCTGCCCGGATCTGGAGAACAATCGTTCGCGTGCCTTCACCATATCCGGCAACTCCAACAATCCGGTGCCCACCATGGTGGGTGGCGGCGGTGCTGGTGCGGGCGGTGGGGCGGCGCCTAATGGCAATGGCTGCATCAGCGACTGGCTGCTGATTGGCTGCATACGCTCCGCGGATCGCATACCGCCGCTGCCCGGCTGCGAGGATCGCGTCTGCGGCGGCACCTTCAGCGCCGAGGCGGGCATGCTGGCCAAGACCGTGCAGT CGTACGTCCGTTTCGCCTGTATTTTCACACTGACGGCGTCGAGGCGCCCAATGATATAG
- the LOC6623635 gene encoding uncharacterized protein gives MQQSLCLKNLMLLLVLSSLLVAASGAVCGGCMENKVACMNSTHYKVCINNSPIENGGLLSCGNGKICTSLLDPCWLSIEGDGVEPVCDPNAVNCRTCDGSQMFVCTSRTTFQLCNGSDLSPIINTCPDNTFCSIDSGEYCVKSCSLPNGKYECDKLAP, from the exons atgcaGCAGTCGCTCTGCCTAAAAAATCTG ATGCTCCTCTTGGTGCTCAGCTCCCTGCTGGTGGCGGCTAGTGGCGCGGTTTGCGGTGGATGCATGGAGAACAAAGTGGCCTGCATGAACTCCACCCACTACAAGGTCTGCATCAACAACTCGCCCATTGAGAACGGAGGCTTACTCAGCTGTGGCAATGGCAAGATCTGCACCAGTTTACTGGATCCATGCTGGCTATCGATAGAGGGAGATGGTGTTGAGCCCGTTTGCGACCCAAACGCTGTTAACTGCAGAACCTGTGATGGCAGTCAAATGTTTGTCTGCACCAGTCGCACCACCTTCCAACTGTGCAATGGCAGTGATTTAAGTCCCATTATCAACACCTGCCCGGATAACACCTTCTGCTCCATCGATTCCGGCGAATACTGTGTGAAAAGCTGTAGCCTGCCCAACGGAAAGTACGAGTGCGATAAGCTCGCACCTTAA
- the LOC6623597 gene encoding prespore protein Dp87 — protein sequence MLQLLRIGLFALLATLLAPAAIVEATCGLCYGSHTCTSNTTFQLCYNGVPYPEHSFSCPEDNPICTEFGDICMGQDLLPACGDTSKCEQCSNGEMYACASRTTFGRCDDGVLLPERSPCPTDWFCSVSGAAIGDPCVSRCEPDSQDTCDKVENESGTTPTPDPSTESSPTAATTGQSTAASPTTDSSSSSSSSSSSSSSSSSSSSSSSSSSATTATPQFDADEYCRGIQKAGRFAKPSDTECTSFISCFYRGGVWQANIVACPTEKPYFNAVSACGTVRPTTAGCN from the exons ATGTTGCAGCTCCTACGCATTGGGCTTTTTGCTCTCCTGGCCACGCTACTGGCGCCAGCGGCAATTGTGGAGGCCACCTGCGGGCTGTGTTACGGCTCGCACACCTGCACCAGCAACACCACCTTTCAGCTGTGCTATAATG GCGTCCCATATCCGGAGCATAGCTTCTCCTGTCCGGAGGACAACCCGATTTGCACGGAATTTGGCGATATTTGCATGGGTCAGGACTTACTTCCCGCCTGCGGGGATACATCCAAGTGTGAACAGTGCAGCAATGGTGAAATGTACGCCTGCGCCTCCCGCACCACCTTCGGCAGATGCGATGACGGCGTGCTGCTGCCCGAGCGCAGTCCCTGCCCCACAGACTGGTTCTGCAGCGTCTCTGGAGCAGCGATAGGAGATCCCTGTGTTTCAAGATGCGAACCGGACAGCCAAGACACGTGTGATAAGGTCGAGAACGAGTCGGGCACTACGCCAACACCTGATCCGAGCACTGAGTCTAGCCCAACTGCAGCCACTACTGGTCAGAGCACCGCTGCTAGCCCAACCACTgacagcagtagcagcagcagcagcagtagcagcagcagcagcagcagtagcagtagcagcagtagcagtagcagcagctccGCGACAACAGCTACACCACAATTTGATGCGGATGAATACTGTCGCGGCATTCAGAAAGCCGGTCGCTTTGCCAAACCGAGTGACACAGAATGCACCag CTTCATCAGTTGCTTTTACAGGGGCGGCGTCTGGCAGGCAAACATAGTCGCTTGTCCGACAGAAAAACCTTACTTCAATGCGGTCTCCGCTTGCGGCACGGTAAGGCCAACCACTGCGGGTTGCAATTGA
- the LOC26531203 gene encoding uncharacterized protein, whose amino-acid sequence MAMKMFNYVQIVCVLALAWFLVGILADCNVCQTNQVACINSTSFYLCFGDGTPHTDHIYSCLDGTVCTDRAAICLQTSAQWPPSCGDTSKCGQCSANRNYKFACQSRRLFQMCYGATQPTGALGVCPAGYVCDASTDVVCVAERAGQNYTCDLNDDLVSSPTEDTTVATTVATTSKPTTPSSLTAQQVCELRAKSGLYETVPRDPNCKRYISCYFATSGKIIAVEYDCTASSYFEAEKERCSYLLPANCTA is encoded by the exons ATGGCTATGAAAATGTTCAATTATGTGCAAATTGTTTGCGTG CTCGCTCTAGCCTGGTTTTTGGTCGGGATCTTGGCGGACTGTAATGTTTGCCAAACGAATCAGGTGGCCTGCATCAATTCCACATCCTTCTACTTGTGTTTTGGAG ATGGCACGCCGCATACGGATCACATCTACTCTTGCCTGGACGGCACTGTCTGCACCGACAGGGCGGCCATCTGTCTGCAGACAAGCGCCCAGTGGCCTCCCAGCTGCGGCGATACCAGCAAATGTGGCCAATGCAGTGCAaatcgcaattataaattCGCCTGCCAGAGCCGACGCCTGTTCCAAATGTGCTACGGTGCCACACAGCCGACGGGCGCGCTGGGCGTCTGCCCGGCGGGCTACGTTTGCGATGCCAGCACCGATGTGGTCTGTGTGGCCGAGCGGGCTGGTCAAAACTACACCTGTGACCTAAACGACGATCTGGTGAGCAGCCCCACCGAGGACACCACAGTGGCGACCACAGTGGCAACCACAAGCAAGCCCACAACGCCCAGCTCACTGACGGCGCAGCAGGTGTGCGAGCTGAGGGCCAAGTCGGGACTCTACGAAACTGTGCCGCGCGATCCCAACTGCAAACG CTATATCAGTTGCTACTTTGCCACGAGTGGCAAGATTATAGCCGTGGAATACGATTGCACGGCGAGCTCCTATTTCGAGGCGGAAAAAGAACGCTGTTCCTACCTGTTGCCCGCCAACTGCACAGCTTGA
- the LOC6623487 gene encoding uncharacterized protein, protein MSAKEMKLFGWLLQLMCLWASAKATCNVCNAVNSMACYSLNQTQACDASGLPTRIPYSCPDGYVCVSSAAGVRCQPSSSGTGACQDCNKCDFTRTFACTGTNTFALCLGTDAPQNSVGTCAAGYVCNNRDERICGLDTQVVPTCSYADETTTTTTATTATTATTATTATTATTATTAITATTATTAATTTTAATPSTSDASAYCAAVQAQGNYAVGNYTATTCRQYIKCFLLNGSWRGQAYTCPGSTYFSPSSRLCVTTVPATCYTPLSTTTTTTVAPTTSNPNAYCAKMQAEDYYPVGTTASTTCRQYIYCFELNGSWKGKLYTCPGSTYYNSSSKTCVTALPATCTSAVASLSLNGVDLE, encoded by the coding sequence ATGTCTGCGAAGGAGATGAAACTTTTTGGatggctgctgcagctgatgtGCCTGTGGGCCAGCGCCAAAGCCACTTGCAATGTATGCAATGCCGTCAACAGCATGGCCTGCTACTCGCTCAACCAGACGCAGGCCTGCGATGCAAGTGGCCTGCCCACGCGCATACCCTATAGCTGTCCCGAcggctatgtgtgtgtgagcagcGCAGCAGGCGTGCGCTGCCAGCCCAGCAGCAGTGGAACGGGCGCCTGCCAGGACTGCAACAAGTGTGACTTCACCAGGACCTTTGCCTGCACGGGAACGAACACCTTTGCGCTCTGCCTGGGCACGGATGCGCCGCAGAACTCCGTGGGCACCTGTGCTGCGGGCTATGTGTGCAACAATCGTGATGAGCGGATTTGCGGGCTGGACACGCAGGTGGTGCCCACCTGTTCCTATGCAGATgagacgacaacaacaacaacggcaacaactgcaacaacggcaacaactgcgacaactgcaacaacggcaacaactgcaacaactgcgATTacggcaacaactgcaacaacggcagcaacaaccaccacGGCAGCCACGCCCTCGACTAGCGATGCCAGCGCCTACTGCGCTGCTGTCCAGGCCCAGGGCAACTATGCGGTGGGAAACTATACGGCAACGACTTGCCGTCAGTATATCAAATGCTTCCTGCTGAATGGCAGCTGGCGTGGTCAAGCATATACGTGTCCGGGCAGCACATACTTCAGTCCCAGCAGCAGGCTGTGCGTCACCACGGTGCCCGCCACGTGCTACACGCCGCTGAGCACCACGACAACCACCACGGTGGCGCCCACCACCAGCAATCCGAATGCATATTGCGCCAAGATGCAGGCCGAGGATTACTATCCGGTGGGCACCACGGCCAGCACGACTTGTCGTCAGTATATTTACTGCTTTGAGCTGAACGGCAGCTGGAAGGGTAAGCTGTACACCTGTCCGGGCAGCACCTACTACAACAGCTCCAGCAAGACGTGCGTCACAGCGCTGCCCGCCACCTGCACGAGTGCTGTGGCCAGCCTGAGCCTCAACGGCGTGGATCTGGAGTGA